GATCCGGGCACGGGTTCCGAACGGTGGGCTCGATGCCGCGCTCGCGGCCGCGGCGGCAGCCTGCCGACGGTCTTCGCTCGTGGCTTCCTTGTCGGGGAGCGTGAGCTCTTCGACAGCGAGGCTGCGGTCGTCGGTACCGACCATCTCGTTGACGAGGCCGGCCACCGCGTCGTCGCGGCCGCGACCGTCGCCGGTGACCAGGTGGACCGTCACGCCCGCCACCTCGCCTCGAGAAGCGCCTGGGTCATCCGCGCGACGCGAACCGAGCCGCCGACGTCGTGGACCCGCACGATCCGGCATCCACGCTCGATGCCGTAGGCGACGCTCGCCAGCGAGACCTCGCGGCGGTCGGTCAGTTCGAGGTCGAGCACCGCGCCGAGGAAGCGCTTGTTGGACGCCGAGAGGAACAGCGGGAAGCCGAGTTCCGCGAGGCGCGCGTGCTCGCGCAGGAGAACAGCGCTCTGGGCCGGCGTCTTCCCGAGATCGAGCCCTGCGTCGAGCATGATCCGCTCACGAGCGATTCCGGCGTCGCGTGCCGCGTCCGCACGCGCCACGAGGAACGCCGCGACATCACCGACGAGGTCGTCGTAGTGTGGGTCCGGATCGGCGACGCGCGGTTTCAACCTGATGTGTGTGGCCACCACCGACGCACCGTGGGCCGCCGCCACCGTCAGGTAGTCGGGGTCGCCGAACCCGCTGATGTCGTTGCCGACGACGGCTCCCACCGCGCACGCCTCGGCCAATACCGAGGCTCTCCACGTGTCGACCGACAACGGGATGTCGAAGCGCTCGCGCAGCGCCGCGAGTGCGGGTATCACGCGGTCGAGCTCCTCCGCCTCCCCCACGTCGGGGCCCGGCCCGGCCTTCACGCCCCCCACGTCGAGGATGTCGGCCCCCTCGTCGACGAGCACGGCCGCACGCTCGACGAGGCGGTCGAGCGCGAACGTCTCACCCTTGTCGTAGAAGGAGTCGGGCGTGCGGTTGAGAATGCCCATGACCAGAGTGCGGGCCGTGATGTCGTAGGCGCGCTCACCGAGAACGAGCTGCCGCGCAGCGTCGGCCGACGCGACGGGAGACGTGGATCGGGTCACGGGAAGCGCCGGCATCGGCGGCGAGCCTACCTTCGGCCCGTGTCGCCACCCCCTGCGTGGTGAACCACCAGCCGCCGGACGGCGAGCATTGCGGCCACGGCGACGAGAAGCGCGACGCCACCCCGGCGCCCGACATCGACGGGGAGACGCGCGGCCACCTCGGCGACGGTCTCGACCCATCGGGCTGCCAGGAACGTGGGGATGCGGAAGAGGGCGGGTAGCGCCGGAAGCCACCATCCGAGCACGGCGTCGCTGATGCCGGCGGCGAAGCCCAGGGTCGTGATCGGCCCGGCCACCGGTACGGCCAGGAGGTTCGCGGGGACCGACACCAGCGGGACCGAGCCGAAGACCGTCAGCAGGACCGGTGTGACCCCGATCTGGGCGGCGACCGTGACGGCGAGGGGGAGCCTCACGAACGACGGTCCCCGCAGGCGGTGGGCGATCGGCACGGCCAGGGCGACGATGCCCGCGCTCGCCCCCACGGACAGCAGGAAGGCCACCGAGAACACCAGGAACGGGTCGAGGAGCACCAGGACGGCCACGGCCAGGCCCAGCGCCCGTGAGCCCGACACGGGACGCCCGACCAGCACACCGGCGAGTGAGGCCGCCGCCATCGTGGATGCCCGGAGGACCGACGGTTCGAAACGGGTCATGGCAGCGAAGACGACCAGCACGAGGAGCGAGGCGGGGATCCGGCCGAGCGGGCCGAGCCGGAGCAGGAGCGGCGCCGCCAGCGCCAGCACGAACGCAACGTTCGACCCCGACACCGCCAGCAGGTGCGTGAGCCCGGCGTCGCGGAAGTCGTCGAGCATGTCGTCGGGAATCGCCCGACGGTCGCCGAGGAGGAACCCGGCGACGAGCCCCCGCTCCGGGTCGGGCAACGGGTCGATGCCGGCCAGCACGGCGCGGCGGATCGGGTTGGCGACCGCGAGCACCGGCGACGACGGATCCGCGAAGTCGACGAGGTCGAGCGCACCCATCCGGCCCACGACGTGTTGGCGGGCGTAGCGCCGGTCGTAGCCCGTCAGCGGCGACAGCCACCCGCGCAGCACCACCGCGTCGCCGGCCTCGAGTTGCCCGATACGGCCGGCGGTCGGGGCGCCTGCCTCGACCAGGAGATGTCTCCCCCCGGCGGTGCGCCATGCGATGTCGG
This Acidimicrobiia bacterium DNA region includes the following protein-coding sequences:
- the folP gene encoding dihydropteroate synthase, whose protein sequence is MPALPVTRSTSPVASADAARQLVLGERAYDITARTLVMGILNRTPDSFYDKGETFALDRLVERAAVLVDEGADILDVGGVKAGPGPDVGEAEELDRVIPALAALRERFDIPLSVDTWRASVLAEACAVGAVVGNDISGFGDPDYLTVAAAHGASVVATHIRLKPRVADPDPHYDDLVGDVAAFLVARADAARDAGIARERIMLDAGLDLGKTPAQSAVLLREHARLAELGFPLFLSASNKRFLGAVLDLELTDRREVSLASVAYGIERGCRIVRVHDVGGSVRVARMTQALLEARWRA
- a CDS encoding ComEC/Rec2 family competence protein, whose product is MSTAPGDEAEAAHGRVGNSSLAGTGSDHQGFELYPVLLAVGVAGGAYVGDRLGAGSGGYALVGAGVVGVAALVARGDAATRVRAAAILLVAFLLGGAAMQRALDGMERSPLTESVDQRADVVVTGTVVGDPDVGRFSTRVQVRATRFALLGDSSDIAWRTAGGRHLLVEAGAPTAGRIGQLEAGDAVVLRGWLSPLTGYDRRYARQHVVGRMGALDLVDFADPSSPVLAVANPIRRAVLAGIDPLPDPERGLVAGFLLGDRRAIPDDMLDDFRDAGLTHLLAVSGSNVAFVLALAAPLLLRLGPLGRIPASLLVLVVFAAMTRFEPSVLRASTMAAASLAGVLVGRPVSGSRALGLAVAVLVLLDPFLVFSVAFLLSVGASAGIVALAVPIAHRLRGPSFVRLPLAVTVAAQIGVTPVLLTVFGSVPLVSVPANLLAVPVAGPITTLGFAAGISDAVLGWWLPALPALFRIPTFLAARWVETVAEVAARLPVDVGRRGGVALLVAVAAMLAVRRLVVHHAGGGDTGRR